In Stomoxys calcitrans chromosome 2, idStoCalc2.1, whole genome shotgun sequence, the following proteins share a genomic window:
- the LOC106090140 gene encoding protein distal antenna-related has translation MDISAYQHMNIRMSTRGKRPLRNLTPSDKVRAIQRIHNGETKASVSRDIGVPESTLRGWCKNEHKLRFMCRQLGSGDHCKFSIGIENPPEKRVRFNAHLQPRKMSTNSNELLCGRLHLNGIPFSSNDNNALLEKMAINNILTNHLTDNGAQQRESSFIKHGFISPNMNIISPAYTPLPVIQKLHLLPLICSNSNYSSESMSLDNVNQSKSLHVSNKGGVIVNKRCETNDKIESFHGNSISISSDSHENCDVNDDKAKIDQNVTTPEGVKHSASLEDIFQMPNIANLNTENTLLEWCKAFNMSLNFLALAAAAATMGPNISLPLTTHKKNIVSQTMEKISCIEYGKKTDVNDINLNSFIFANSDLSNDCYSDSEPEDLSIRSAYTSKPSSLSNSRSQSPVKSPSSCSSASQSFGE, from the coding sequence ATGGATATATCAGCTTACCAGCACATGAATATTCGCATGAGTACACGTGGGAAGCGTCCGTTGCGAAATTTAACTCCAAGCGATAAGGTTCGAGCAATTCAGCGCATTCACAACGGCGAAACCAAAGCATCTGTTTCCAGGGATATTGGCGTACCAGAATCAACGCTGAGAGGATGGTGTAAAAATGAACATAAGTTACGTTTTATGTGTCGCCAACTAGGTAGTGGCGATCATTGCAAGTTCTCAATAGGAATAGAAAATCCTCCTGAAAAGCGGGTTCGTTTTAACGCTCATCTGCAGCCTAGAAAAATGTCAACCAACTCCAATGAACTTCTATGTGGCAGACTGCACTTGAATGGTATTCCGTTTTCCTCGAATGACAACAATGCACTCTTAGAAAAAATGGCAATAAACAACATACTGACAAACCATTTGACGGACAATGGAGCACAGCAACGTGAGAGCAGTTTCATCAAGCACGGATTCATTTCGCCCAATATGAATATCATAAGTCCTGCTTACACGCCTCTTCCAGTAATACAGAAATTACATCTGTTGCCTCTTATATGCTCAAATTCCAATTATAGTAGTGAGTCCATGTCATTAGATAATGTAAATCAATCAAAATCTTTGCATGTGTCTAATAAAGGCGGTGTGATTGTGAACAAAAGATGTGAAACAAATGATAAAATTGAATCTTTTCATGGAAACAGTATTTCAATAAGCAGCGATtcgcatgaaaattgcgacGTTAACGACGATAAAGCCAAAATAGATCAAAACGTGACCACACCTGAAGGTGTTAAACATTCAGCGTCCCTTGAGGACATTTTCCAAATGCCTAATATCGCTAATTTAAATACAGAAAACACATTACTAGAATGGTGCAAGGCATTTAATATGAGTTTGAATTTTTTGGCCCTCGCTGCCGCTGCGGCTACCATGGGCCCAAACATATCTCTACCACTGACaactcataaaaaaaacatagttAGTCAAACGATGGAAAAAATAAGTTGTATAGAATACGGTAAGAAAACTGATGTCAACGATATAAACCTTAACTCCTTCATCTTTGCCAATAGTGATCTGTCGAACGACTGCTATTCGGACAGTGAACCAGAAGACTTATCAATTCGCTCTGCATATACCTCTAAACCATCCAGTTTATCAAACAGCCGCTCACAGAGTCCTGTGAAAAGTCCTAGTTCTTGTTCCTCTGCAAGTCAGAGTTTTGGCGAGTAA